The following coding sequences are from one Virgibacillus necropolis window:
- a CDS encoding acyltransferase, whose product MERNYSIDFVKFFAIFFVVIIHTNTVSGIEVENMSGSRIDFLIDSFARFAVPFFFITSGYLFMQKMISIHNNNDGSAFKKQLAYFKKYIIKLVNLYISWFVFYFLFELWINFIETEKNMEALSSMFKEFIAGFSLIDIIYYGSNAPQQHLWFLLALIWSIIIVFIFVKLRLLKILFVISIFLHIYGLLGQSYSMFYEVSYNTRDALFFGLFYIALGAIFAKFNEPIKVFANRILNIEYILFLVVLSFLQVMESFVTMKMLNGNGQNYFIATIPLIIVLFLAFIKHPNVGKGSFISKIGANAVGIYVSHIFIMEIIRHSMYRFGLSEFQGTVLWRIIFTPAVFIIAYFFYAGLQKGKPRLKTFFRQHVYQSK is encoded by the coding sequence GTGGAACGTAATTATAGTATTGATTTTGTAAAGTTCTTCGCAATATTTTTTGTAGTAATAATTCATACAAATACAGTTAGTGGAATTGAAGTTGAAAATATGAGTGGGAGTAGAATAGACTTCCTCATTGATTCATTTGCTCGCTTTGCTGTACCATTTTTCTTTATCACATCTGGATACTTATTTATGCAAAAAATGATTAGTATCCATAATAACAATGATGGATCTGCATTCAAAAAGCAGTTAGCATACTTTAAAAAATATATAATAAAGCTGGTAAATCTCTATATTTCATGGTTTGTTTTCTACTTTCTATTTGAGCTGTGGATAAATTTTATTGAAACTGAGAAAAACATGGAAGCACTTTCATCCATGTTCAAGGAATTTATAGCGGGTTTTAGCCTTATTGACATTATATATTATGGATCTAATGCTCCACAACAACACTTATGGTTTTTGTTGGCTCTGATATGGTCGATTATAATCGTATTTATTTTTGTAAAGCTAAGATTATTGAAGATACTATTTGTCATCAGTATTTTTCTGCATATTTATGGACTGCTTGGACAATCCTATTCCATGTTTTATGAAGTTTCTTATAACACACGGGATGCTTTGTTCTTTGGTTTATTTTATATAGCCTTAGGTGCAATATTTGCTAAATTTAATGAGCCAATTAAAGTGTTTGCAAATAGGATACTAAATATAGAGTATATACTTTTTCTGGTTGTTTTATCATTTCTACAAGTAATGGAATCCTTCGTAACCATGAAAATGTTGAACGGTAATGGACAAAATTACTTTATAGCAACTATTCCTCTGATTATTGTTTTATTCCTGGCTTTCATAAAACATCCTAATGTAGGCAAAGGCTCATTTATATCAAAGATAGGTGCAAATGCGGTAGGGATTTATGTATCTCACATATTTATAATGGAAATTATCCGGCATTCCATGTACCGATTTGGTTTAAGTGAATTCCAAGGTACTGTTTTATGGAGAATAATATTCACACCGGCAGTATTTATCATCGCATACTTTTTCTATGCTGGACTTCAGAAGGGAAAACCAAGATTGAAAACATTCTTCCGTCAACACGTATATCAATCCAAATAA